A single region of the Leptodactylus fuscus isolate aLepFus1 chromosome 5, aLepFus1.hap2, whole genome shotgun sequence genome encodes:
- the ACHE gene encoding acetylcholinesterase — protein MQFLSLTLFGFCTFSLLLSHVLGQSDSELLVTTRSGKVRGTRLNVLSSHVTGFLGIPFAEPPVEKLRFRRTEPKKPWSDVWDATNYPNACYQYFDTLYPGFSGMEMWNPNRPMSEDCLYLNIWVPYPRPTNATVMVWIYGGGFYSGSSSLDVYDGRYLCHTEKVVVVSMNYRVGAFGFLTLTPGSSDAPGNVGLFDQRLALQWVQDNIAFFGGDPRTVTIFGESAGGASVGMHVLSPGSHHLFSKAILQSGSPNTPWATVTPQEGRRRAELLGKLLECKQGNDTELLNCLRSNPPQKLIDHEFSVLPAPSVFRFAFVPVPDGDFFPEPPETLMNMGRFKPCPLIVGVNQNEGSYFLLYGAPGFTKNNESLITREEFLGGVRMSVPQANDIALEAVVMQYTDWSDEHAAVKNRDAMDQLVGDQNVICPMTHFAGKVSEFGNRIYAYYFDHRASNLAWPQWMGVPHGYEIEFVFGLPLEPKLNYTKQEADLSRRIMHYWANFARTGDPNENANSRQARWPVYTATEQRYLALNNKPVQTLQGIRVQTCTFWNRFLPKLLNITDNIDEAERQWKVEFHRWSAYMMRWKNQFDHYSKQERCSEL, from the exons ATGCAGTTCTTATCTCTAACGCTGTTTGGTTTCTGCACCTTCTCTCTCCTCTTGTCTCATGTGCTCGGTCAGAGTGATTCGGAACTTTTGGTTACCACCCGTTCGGGTAAAGTGAGAGGTACCCGGCTAAATGTCCTCTCAAGCCATGTCACCGGATTTCTAGGAATTCCATTTGCAGAGCCACCAGTTGAAAAGTTAAGATTTCGACGGACTGAACCAAAAAAGCCATGGAGTGATGTTTGGGATGCCACCAACTATCCTAACGCATGCTACCAATACTTTGACACCCTGTATCCTGGTTTTTCTGGGATGGAAATGTGGAATCCTAATAGGCCCATGAGTGAGGACTGCTTGTACCTTAACATCTGGGTTCCTTACCCACGTCCTACAAATGCAACAGTCATGGTCTGGATCTATGGTGGTGGCTTCTACAGTGGATCCTCTTCCCTCGATGTGTATGATGGTCGTTATCTATGTCACACAGAAAAAGTCGTTGTAGTTAGCATGAATTACCGAGTGGGAGCATTTGGTTTTCTGACACTGACACCAGGAAGTTCAGATGCTCCGGGAAATGTGGGCTTATTTGACCAACGTCTGGCACTTCAGTGGGTCCAAGATAACATAGCATTTTTTGGTGGTGACCCTAGAACAGTCACCATCTTTGGCGAGAGTGCTGGGGGTGCCTCTGTTGGCATGCATGTACTCTCTCCAGGTAGTCATCATTTATTCTCTAAAGCTATACTGCAGAGTGGATCTCCAAACACACCATGGGCAACTGTGACACCCCAAGAGGGTCGGCGCCGAGCTGAACTTTTGGGTAAACTACTAGAGTGTAAGCAGGGTAATGATACAGAGCTGCTGAATTGTCTCCGGTCAAATCCACCACAGAAACTCATTGACCACGAGTTTTCTGTCCTTCCAGCACCAAGTGTCTTCCGTTTTGCCTTTGTTCCTGTGCCTGATGGAGACTTTTTCCCGGAACCCCCTGAAACCCTGATGAACATGGGCAGGTTTAAGCCATGCCCACTGATTGTAGGTGTCAACCAGAATGAAGGTTCCTATTTCCTACTGTATGGAGCACCAGGCTTCACCAAGAACAATGAGAGCTTGATCACTCGAGAAGAGTTCCTCGGCGGAGTAAGGATGAGTGTCCCTCAAGCCAATGACATTGCTCTCGAAGCAGTCGTGATGCAATATACAGACTGGTCTGATGAACATGCTGCAGTAAAAAACAGGGATGCTATGGACCAGTTAGTGGGAGACCAAAATGTAATTTGCCCTATGACTCACTTTGCTGGAAAGGTGTCAGAGTTTGGGAACAGAATATATGCTTATTACTTCGACCACAGAGCATCCAACCTTGCCTGGCCACAATGGATGGGTGTTCCACATGGGTATGAAATTGAGTTTGTCTTTGGTCTTCCTCTGGAGCCAAAACTAAACTATACCAAACAAGAGGCAGACCTGAGTCGGCGAATAATGCATTACTGGGCCAACTTTGCACGGACCGG AGATCCTAATGAGAATGCTAATTCCCGTCAAGCAAGATGGCCTGTGTACACCGCAACAGAGCAAAGGTATTTAGCACTGAATAACAAGCCCGTCCAGACCCTGCAGGGAATAAGAGTCCAGACTTGCACCTTCTGGAACCGTTTCTTGCCCAAGCTCCTCAACATCACAG